In one window of Paraflavitalea soli DNA:
- a CDS encoding tail fiber domain-containing protein codes for MKKNLLGTLCCLALFLTGYAQNLAINADGSLPNPNAILDVKSGNKGVLIPRMSSAARTHIPPTQGLLVYDTTTRSFWYHTGQQWQSIATAASSLSAPGDPWLLSGNSGTDSTNFLGTLDDVHLHIRVNNQPSGLLDQHNNNATWGYNTGKFLTTGYNNTALGNLSLYNVTTGFANTATGFQALYSNKEGISNTAFGEATLYNNLTGYANAATGSGALHDNTGGYSNTAMGHISLYKTTDGNRNTALGAAALYENTTGSKNTAGGYQSLYQNTTGSENVATGYQALYSNTTGDGSTAYGFQALYYNTTGAGNTATGHQSLYLNNTGLFNTANGYKAMQNSTGSANTGIGYETLRNNTGNANTALGYYALYDNHGDENTAIGLSALQDNQSGSYNTALGNEALKRNTTGAYNTSLGWHSMNNNSTGTFNTAVGMVAMMSNTTGAENTALGFHASGLNTSGYRNASVGYEALGLNGTGSDNTAVGYRSLFQSNGDYNTAVGMQALYQNTNGTLNTAIGYHADVILYTPITNATAIGANAIVDASNKVRIGNAAVTVIEGQVPFTTPSDGRYKFKVQDDVKGLDFILQLRPVTYQFDVKRFDAQYTSQNDNATQTSNAIQASYDEATLMRRSGFIAQEVEKAANNSGYNFSGIIKPRTEKDHYSLSYDAFVVPLVKAVQEQQKIIEKLQQKNNDEQSRISRLEKQVEELLQLLKASK; via the coding sequence ATGAAAAAAAATCTCCTCGGCACCTTATGCTGCCTGGCATTATTCCTCACGGGCTATGCTCAGAATCTCGCCATCAATGCAGATGGATCATTACCCAACCCCAATGCCATATTAGATGTAAAGTCCGGCAACAAGGGCGTCCTCATTCCACGCATGAGCTCAGCAGCGCGCACACACATTCCTCCTACCCAGGGTCTGTTGGTATACGATACCACTACCCGGTCATTCTGGTACCACACCGGCCAGCAATGGCAAAGCATCGCTACCGCAGCATCTTCCCTGTCTGCCCCCGGCGATCCCTGGTTGTTATCCGGCAATAGCGGCACCGATAGCACCAACTTCCTCGGCACCCTGGATGATGTACACCTGCACATCCGTGTCAACAACCAGCCTTCCGGCCTCCTCGATCAGCACAATAACAATGCAACATGGGGATACAACACCGGAAAATTCCTCACCACCGGTTACAACAATACCGCATTGGGTAACTTATCCCTGTACAACGTCACCACCGGCTTTGCCAATACCGCCACCGGTTTTCAGGCATTGTATTCCAACAAAGAAGGCATTTCCAATACAGCTTTCGGTGAGGCCACTTTATACAACAACCTCACCGGTTACGCCAATGCAGCCACCGGTTCAGGCGCCCTGCACGACAACACCGGCGGCTACAGCAACACAGCCATGGGCCATATATCATTGTACAAGACCACCGATGGCAACAGGAATACCGCGCTGGGTGCCGCCGCCCTTTATGAGAATACTACCGGTAGTAAAAATACCGCCGGTGGTTACCAGTCCCTTTACCAGAATACCACCGGATCCGAAAACGTAGCTACCGGCTACCAGGCTCTTTACTCCAATACCACCGGCGATGGCAGCACCGCCTATGGTTTCCAGGCATTGTACTACAATACCACCGGTGCAGGCAATACAGCTACCGGCCACCAATCACTGTACCTCAATAACACCGGTTTATTCAACACCGCCAATGGCTACAAAGCCATGCAGAACTCTACCGGTTCAGCCAACACCGGTATCGGTTATGAAACACTCCGCAACAATACCGGCAATGCCAATACAGCCCTGGGTTATTACGCCTTGTATGACAATCACGGAGATGAAAATACCGCCATCGGCCTCAGCGCCTTACAGGACAACCAATCCGGATCCTACAATACCGCTCTGGGCAATGAAGCACTAAAGCGCAATACCACTGGTGCCTACAATACATCCCTTGGCTGGCACTCCATGAACAACAATTCAACCGGCACTTTCAATACCGCTGTCGGCATGGTGGCCATGATGTCCAATACCACCGGCGCTGAAAATACCGCCCTGGGTTTTCATGCTTCAGGATTAAATACCAGCGGCTACCGCAACGCCAGCGTCGGGTATGAGGCCCTTGGTCTCAATGGGACCGGCAGCGACAATACTGCGGTTGGTTACAGATCACTCTTTCAATCCAACGGCGATTACAATACCGCCGTCGGAATGCAGGCCCTTTACCAGAATACCAACGGCACCCTCAATACTGCCATTGGTTATCATGCCGACGTCATCCTGTATACACCCATTACCAATGCTACCGCAATTGGCGCCAACGCCATCGTAGATGCCTCCAATAAAGTACGCATCGGCAATGCCGCAGTCACCGTCATAGAAGGTCAGGTGCCTTTTACCACCCCTTCCGATGGTCGTTATAAATTCAAAGTACAGGACGATGTGAAAGGATTGGATTTCATTTTGCAGCTGCGCCCCGTTACTTACCAGTTCGATGTAAAACGGTTCGATGCACAGTACACCAGCCAGAATGACAATGCCACACAAACCAGTAATGCCATACAGGCTTCCTATGATGAAGCTACCCTCATGCGCCGCAGCGGCTTTATAGCCCAGGAAGTGGAGAAAGCAGCCAACAACAGTGGCTACAACTTCAGCGGCATCATCAAACCACGCACCGAAAAAGATCATTACAGCCTCAGCTATGATGCCTTTGTGGTACCACTCGTAAAAGCAGTACAGGAACAACAAAAGATCATAGAAAAGCTCCAACAAAAGAATAACGATGAACAAAGCAGGATCAGCCGTCTCGAAAAGCAGGTAGAAGAATTACTGCAACTACTGAAGGCTTCTAAATAA
- a CDS encoding ArsR/SmtB family transcription factor produces the protein MRRDIFQAIADPTRRAIMTLIALQSMTPNAIAEHFDTTRQAVSKHLRILTECELVKQEYKGREIYYQLEVNKMKEIDKWLEQFRKIWETRFNQLDNVLSTIKKQRK, from the coding sequence ATGAGAAGAGATATTTTTCAGGCAATCGCCGACCCGACCAGGAGAGCAATCATGACCCTGATTGCATTGCAGTCAATGACACCCAATGCCATTGCCGAACATTTCGATACTACCCGGCAGGCAGTGTCTAAACACCTGCGTATTTTAACAGAGTGTGAATTGGTAAAACAAGAATACAAAGGCAGAGAAATTTATTACCAACTCGAAGTAAACAAAATGAAAGAAATAGACAAATGGCTTGAGCAGTTCCGTAAAATTTGGGAAACCCGCTTCAACCAACTTGATAATGTATTATCAACTATTAAAAAACAGAGAAAATGA
- the rplU gene encoding 50S ribosomal protein L21 translates to MLAIVKIAGQQFKVQKDQTLYVPHVDGTAGDKVEFPEVLLSSADGKLSVGSSVKAIVKAEIISQVQGDKVIAFKMKRRKGFRKKHGHRTHYTRIKVIDIA, encoded by the coding sequence ATGTTAGCAATAGTTAAAATAGCCGGTCAGCAATTCAAGGTTCAGAAGGACCAAACTTTATATGTTCCCCATGTTGACGGCACTGCCGGCGACAAAGTGGAGTTCCCAGAAGTTTTGCTGTCGAGCGCAGACGGAAAGTTATCTGTAGGTAGCAGTGTAAAGGCTATCGTGAAAGCCGAGATCATCAGCCAGGTGCAAGGTGATAAGGTGATTGCCTTTAAAATGAAAAGAAGGAAAGGTTTCCGTAAAAAACATGGTCACCGTACCCATTACACAAGGATCAAAGTAATTGATATCGCTTAA
- a CDS encoding dihydrofolate reductase family protein, with protein MKKVIAAINMTIDGFCDHTSGVADEALHQHYADLLRSAGTVLYGRITYQLMEYWRTVLDNPTGDKGMDDFAAAIDNVPKIVFSRTLKNVDWKSAKLASQDPEQEVLELKQQSGKDVFACSPSMIVALTKLNLIDEYQLCIHPVIAGSGLPLFKNISEQITLRLIKTKTFGSGVVLHYYEPANKRTTNG; from the coding sequence ATGAAAAAAGTAATTGCAGCCATCAATATGACGATTGACGGGTTTTGTGACCATACCTCCGGTGTTGCTGACGAAGCATTACATCAACATTACGCTGACCTGTTGAGAAGTGCTGGTACTGTTTTATATGGCAGAATAACCTACCAGCTTATGGAATATTGGCGAACGGTGCTGGACAATCCCACCGGCGATAAAGGAATGGACGACTTTGCAGCCGCCATAGACAACGTTCCAAAGATTGTTTTTTCCCGCACATTGAAAAACGTAGATTGGAAGAGTGCGAAATTAGCCAGTCAAGACCCTGAGCAAGAAGTTTTGGAACTCAAACAACAATCGGGTAAAGACGTTTTTGCATGCAGTCCGAGCATGATTGTAGCTTTGACGAAACTTAATTTAATAGACGAATATCAGCTTTGTATTCACCCTGTTATCGCAGGAAGTGGTTTACCGTTATTTAAAAACATCAGCGAACAAATTACGCTTAGACTCATAAAAACGAAAACGTTTGGCAGTGGTGTAGTTCTTCATTATTATGAACCGGCAAACAAAAGAACAACGAACGGCTAA
- a CDS encoding dihydrofolate reductase family protein, whose translation MRKIIVLEFITLDGVLQAPGGPEEDTSGNFEFGGWSAPFADEASGKLMQEQMAPTDLLLGRKTFEIFASYWPQHADDWPGINDATKYVLSKTMNKSHWENSVFLESLADIQKLKNSTGPDLKVWGSGELVQLLLKNDLADELWLKIYPVILGKGKNLFDEGAVPASFTVTESTVTPSGVIFVNYKRAGEVKTGNLGA comes from the coding sequence ATGAGAAAGATAATCGTATTAGAGTTTATTACTTTAGATGGAGTACTGCAGGCCCCTGGTGGCCCCGAAGAAGATACATCAGGTAACTTCGAATTTGGCGGTTGGTCTGCCCCTTTTGCCGACGAAGCCTCCGGAAAGCTCATGCAGGAACAAATGGCGCCTACAGATTTGCTGTTGGGTAGAAAAACATTTGAGATCTTCGCCTCCTACTGGCCTCAACATGCAGACGATTGGCCAGGTATTAATGATGCTACCAAATACGTCTTGTCTAAGACCATGAATAAGTCACACTGGGAAAACTCCGTGTTCCTCGAAAGCCTGGCAGATATCCAAAAGCTCAAAAATTCTACAGGACCTGACCTAAAGGTTTGGGGCAGTGGTGAACTGGTTCAACTCCTGCTCAAAAATGACCTGGCAGACGAACTCTGGCTCAAAATTTATCCCGTGATCTTAGGAAAGGGAAAAAATCTCTTTGACGAAGGGGCCGTCCCGGCATCATTTACCGTAACAGAAAGTACCGTTACACCAAGCGGAGTCATTTTTGTTAATTATAAACGGGCCGGAGAAGTTAAAACAGGTAACCTTGGAGCTTAA
- a CDS encoding DNA polymerase/3'-5' exonuclease PolX, translating to MTIDNSYLADQFDLLSKLMDIHGENSFKSKTYSVAAFNIEKMTQELATTPPGELFSIKGIGESVGKKIIEMVQQDGRLKVLEEYIEKTPPGVIEMLHIKGIGPKKIATIWKEMGVESIGELLYACNENRLMLYKGFGEKTQKNVQDSIEFYMRSQGSHLYADTEAYALAIEKTLQEQLPAGRFAITGEFRRQQPVIDQLAWVTTASIQDLQSFLEANNFSTIETSDAILTVKGQENIPLKFYHAADNVFYKILFTTSCSEDFAQAWQALPGWDTNATYTSEEAIFTNTNIPYIVPAMREKATTLTAAFPTGTLIQPSDIKAIIHSHSDWSDGANTIEEMAKAAIAKGYQYLVISDHSKSAFYAKGLSEERIKEQHHYIDELNKKLAPFRIFKSIECDILNDGSLDYSDAILGTFDLVIASVHSNLKMTEEKAMMRVMNAIRNPYTTILGHMTGRLLLSRPGYPLDHKTIIDTCAANNVVIEINAHPRRLDIDWRWIDYAMEKNVLLSIDPDAHSIDGFDDCRYGVLAAQKGGLTADRNLSSFSLPAFEAFLAQRKATKGI from the coding sequence ATGACCATCGACAATTCCTACTTAGCCGACCAGTTCGACCTGCTGTCCAAACTCATGGATATCCACGGAGAAAACAGTTTTAAGTCCAAAACCTACTCCGTGGCAGCATTCAATATCGAAAAAATGACCCAGGAACTGGCTACCACCCCGCCCGGTGAATTATTCTCCATTAAGGGCATTGGAGAATCCGTAGGTAAGAAGATCATCGAAATGGTACAACAGGACGGAAGACTTAAAGTACTGGAAGAATATATAGAGAAAACACCTCCCGGTGTAATAGAGATGCTCCACATCAAAGGCATCGGCCCCAAAAAGATTGCCACCATCTGGAAAGAGATGGGCGTTGAGTCCATCGGTGAATTATTGTACGCCTGCAATGAGAACCGCCTCATGCTCTACAAAGGCTTTGGAGAGAAGACCCAGAAGAATGTACAGGATTCCATAGAGTTTTACATGCGCAGCCAGGGCAGCCACCTCTATGCAGATACCGAAGCCTATGCGTTGGCAATAGAGAAAACATTACAGGAACAACTGCCCGCTGGCCGCTTTGCCATCACCGGTGAGTTTCGCCGCCAGCAACCCGTCATCGATCAGCTGGCCTGGGTAACTACCGCTTCTATACAAGACCTGCAGTCTTTCCTGGAAGCAAACAACTTCAGCACCATCGAAACCTCCGATGCCATTCTCACCGTAAAGGGACAGGAAAATATACCCCTCAAATTTTACCACGCAGCCGATAACGTCTTTTATAAAATACTCTTCACCACCTCCTGCAGTGAAGATTTTGCACAGGCCTGGCAGGCATTGCCCGGTTGGGATACCAATGCCACCTACACATCCGAAGAAGCTATCTTCACCAATACCAATATACCGTATATCGTGCCCGCTATGCGCGAAAAGGCAACCACACTTACTGCCGCATTCCCTACCGGCACGCTTATTCAACCCTCAGACATCAAAGCCATCATCCACAGCCACAGCGACTGGAGCGATGGCGCCAATACCATAGAGGAAATGGCCAAAGCGGCCATCGCCAAAGGATACCAATACCTTGTCATCAGCGACCACAGCAAAAGCGCCTTCTATGCCAAAGGCCTCTCAGAAGAACGCATCAAAGAGCAGCACCACTATATTGACGAGCTCAATAAAAAACTGGCCCCCTTCAGGATCTTCAAAAGCATCGAGTGCGATATCCTCAACGATGGCTCCCTCGACTACTCAGATGCCATCCTGGGCACCTTCGATCTCGTCATTGCCTCTGTACACTCCAACCTTAAGATGACCGAAGAAAAGGCCATGATGCGCGTTATGAATGCCATCCGGAACCCTTACACCACCATACTCGGCCACATGACCGGCCGCTTATTACTAAGCCGCCCCGGTTATCCACTCGATCATAAGACCATCATCGATACCTGTGCAGCCAACAATGTCGTCATTGAGATCAATGCACACCCCCGCCGCCTCGATATCGACTGGCGATGGATCGACTACGCCATGGAGAAAAATGTATTGTTGTCAATCGACCCCGATGCACACTCCATAGACGGCTTTGATGATTGCCGCTATGGTGTACTGGCTGCACAAAAAGGAGGTCTCACCGCCGACCGCAACCTCAGCAGCTTCTCCCTCCCCGCATTCGAAGCATTCCTGGCCCAACGAAAAGCCACTAAAGGAATATAA
- the rpmA gene encoding 50S ribosomal protein L27, producing MAHKKGEGSVKNGRDSQSKRLGVKIYGGQPAVSGNIIVRQRGTTYHPGKNVGVGRDFTLFALNDGVVEFKKTKADKTVVSVVPVA from the coding sequence ATGGCACATAAAAAAGGGGAAGGTAGTGTAAAGAACGGCCGCGACTCACAGAGCAAACGCCTGGGAGTAAAAATCTACGGTGGTCAACCTGCTGTTTCCGGAAATATCATCGTTCGTCAACGTGGCACTACTTACCATCCTGGTAAAAATGTTGGTGTAGGAAGAGATTTCACACTGTTTGCATTAAACGACGGTGTAGTGGAATTTAAGAAGACCAAAGCCGATAAAACAGTAGTAAGCGTAGTTCCGGTTGCCTAA
- the rseP gene encoding RIP metalloprotease RseP: protein MITFLAIDWASVGIKALQLILSLSILVILHEMGHFLPAKWFKCRVEKFYLFFDPWFSLFKKKIGETVYGIGWLPLGGYVKISGMIDESMDKEAMKQPAQPWEFRSKPAWQRLIIMIGGVTVNLLLGFFLFAMILWWWGENRLPMSNMKHGVAVNSISESVGIKNGDEIVSIDGKPVKDYYSLTRDIILDEVKAVQVKRDGKIISLPLPKGTIRSLIKRKQQFIEPRVYPIVDTLFPGIATFTQDTLLKDDHVLALNNTPVTFYDQYRAEMGKYKNQEVALTVLRNNKDTVIVKAKTDTLGRIGFLVIPEKVAGSYKQKFDFFPAFPAGVRKGWENLVMNVKNFKLLFTSDEVKASESLGSFMSIGNMFGAEWDWEIFWSMTALLSVVLAFMNMLPIPALDGGHVLFTLYEIITGRKPGDKFMEYAQMVGMVLLLGLMAYAIGLDFWRFLFK, encoded by the coding sequence ATGATCACATTCTTAGCCATTGACTGGGCTTCAGTAGGCATCAAAGCATTACAGTTAATTCTTTCCTTATCCATATTGGTCATATTACATGAGATGGGACACTTTCTTCCCGCCAAATGGTTTAAGTGCCGGGTGGAGAAATTCTACCTGTTCTTCGATCCCTGGTTTTCTCTTTTCAAGAAAAAGATTGGTGAAACGGTATATGGCATTGGCTGGCTGCCGCTGGGTGGCTATGTAAAGATCAGTGGTATGATCGATGAGAGCATGGATAAAGAGGCGATGAAGCAACCGGCGCAGCCCTGGGAGTTCCGTAGCAAGCCAGCCTGGCAACGCCTGATCATTATGATCGGTGGTGTAACGGTGAACCTGTTGCTGGGTTTCTTCCTGTTTGCGATGATCCTGTGGTGGTGGGGAGAGAACAGGCTGCCGATGTCGAACATGAAACATGGTGTAGCGGTGAATTCGATCAGTGAAAGTGTGGGTATAAAGAATGGCGATGAGATCGTGAGCATTGATGGTAAACCGGTAAAGGATTATTATTCGCTTACGCGGGATATTATACTTGATGAAGTGAAGGCTGTACAAGTGAAGCGTGACGGCAAGATCATCAGCCTGCCTTTACCCAAGGGCACTATTCGTAGCCTGATCAAGCGCAAGCAACAGTTTATAGAACCAAGGGTATATCCCATTGTAGATACGCTGTTTCCAGGTATTGCCACTTTTACGCAGGATACGTTGTTGAAGGATGACCATGTGCTGGCATTGAACAATACACCGGTTACTTTCTATGATCAGTATCGTGCAGAGATGGGTAAATACAAGAACCAGGAAGTGGCGCTCACTGTATTAAGGAATAATAAGGATACCGTGATCGTAAAGGCGAAGACGGATACGCTGGGCAGGATCGGGTTCCTGGTGATCCCGGAGAAGGTAGCAGGTTCTTACAAGCAGAAATTTGATTTCTTCCCTGCTTTCCCGGCAGGTGTACGCAAGGGCTGGGAAAACCTGGTGATGAACGTGAAGAACTTCAAATTGCTGTTTACCTCGGATGAAGTAAAAGCGAGTGAATCATTGGGCAGTTTTATGAGCATTGGCAATATGTTTGGTGCAGAATGGGATTGGGAGATCTTCTGGAGCATGACGGCTTTGCTGAGTGTGGTACTTGCGTTTATGAATATGCTGCCGATACCAGCACTGGATGGTGGTCACGTATTGTTTACGTTGTATGAGATCATCACGGGCAGGAAGCCAGGGGATAAGTTTATGGAGTATGCGCAAATGGTGGGTATGGTGCTGTTGCTGGGACTGATGGCCTATGCGATTGGGCTTGATTTCTGGCGGTTCCTGTTTAAGTAG
- a CDS encoding 1-deoxy-D-xylulose-5-phosphate reductoisomerase, which translates to MSNSLPKKRIALFGSTGSIGTQTLDVIANNPDRFTAEVLTAHSNDELLVEQALRFKPNIVVIGDERKYPHVKAALANTDTKVFAGEQALEEVASMDVYDVMLAAIVGFAGLRPTLRAVEQGKAIALANKETLVVAGDIVMQKAVEYRAPIIPVDSEHSAIFQCLVGETRNRIEKVILTASGGPFLGKKPNYLVNVKRDHALQHPNWNMGAKITIDSATLMNKGLEMIEARWLFNLQPDQVSVQVHPQSIIHSMVQFEDGSIKAQMGLPDMKLPIQYALTFPQRLPNNFPRYNFRKPAQLTFEEPDTKTFRNLVLATDALFKGGNLPCVLNAANEIAVFAFLRNRIGFLDMTDLIERTMNQVPWIEKPTLEEYFESDAEARNFAASVIKL; encoded by the coding sequence ATGTCAAACAGTCTCCCTAAAAAACGTATCGCTTTATTTGGGTCTACGGGTTCTATAGGAACGCAGACGCTGGATGTGATCGCTAATAATCCTGACAGATTTACGGCGGAAGTGCTGACTGCGCATAGCAATGATGAGTTGCTGGTGGAGCAGGCTTTGCGTTTTAAACCGAATATCGTGGTGATCGGTGACGAGCGTAAGTATCCGCATGTGAAGGCTGCGCTGGCCAATACTGATACGAAGGTATTTGCAGGAGAGCAGGCGCTGGAGGAAGTAGCGTCGATGGACGTGTACGATGTGATGCTGGCTGCTATTGTAGGGTTTGCGGGTTTGCGTCCTACATTGAGGGCAGTGGAGCAGGGCAAAGCAATTGCGCTGGCGAATAAGGAGACGCTGGTGGTGGCGGGTGATATTGTGATGCAGAAAGCGGTGGAATACCGGGCGCCGATCATACCGGTGGATTCTGAGCATTCGGCTATTTTTCAGTGCCTGGTGGGAGAAACGCGCAACCGCATTGAAAAAGTGATCCTGACGGCTTCGGGCGGGCCTTTTTTGGGCAAGAAGCCTAATTACCTCGTGAATGTTAAACGGGACCATGCTTTGCAGCATCCCAACTGGAATATGGGGGCCAAGATCACGATCGACTCGGCTACGTTGATGAACAAAGGGCTGGAGATGATCGAAGCCCGGTGGTTGTTTAACCTGCAGCCGGACCAGGTATCGGTGCAGGTACATCCGCAGAGTATTATTCATAGTATGGTGCAATTTGAGGATGGCAGTATCAAGGCGCAGATGGGGCTGCCGGATATGAAGCTGCCGATCCAGTATGCGCTCACCTTCCCACAGCGCTTACCCAATAATTTTCCCCGTTATAATTTCCGCAAACCGGCGCAGCTTACGTTTGAGGAGCCTGATACGAAGACGTTCCGGAACCTGGTATTGGCTACGGACGCGCTTTTTAAGGGGGGTAACCTGCCTTGTGTATTGAATGCGGCCAACGAGATCGCTGTATTCGCTTTTCTGCGTAACCGAATAGGTTTCCTGGATATGACGGACCTCATTGAGCGCACGATGAACCAGGTGCCCTGGATCGAAAAGCCAACGCTGGAGGAGTATTTTGAGAGTGATGCGGAAGCCCGCAATTTTGCCGCTTCGGTAATTAAGCTCTGA
- a CDS encoding GH3 auxin-responsive promoter family protein, which yields MQIKSILAKPFANYVYKGVRKGMATAVEDQESILKELLKTGKTTEFGKEHQMQNVSVYEEYIQAVPVRDYEQFKPYIEKIKEGRHNILWKGKPIYLAKTSGTTSGVKYIPISKESISNHINTARNALLCYIAESGNSQFTNGKMIFLSGSPELDRVGGIPTGRLSGIVNHHVPNYLRRNQLPSYETNCIEDWETKLDKIVAETLHQDMTLISGIPPWMQMYFDRLHQNTGKKIKDIFPNFSVLVHGGVNFEPYRNKLFESIGQDIAAIETFPASEGFMAFQDSQKAEGLLLNTNSGIFFEFIPAGEIFSSTPTRLSLKDVKVGENYAMIINNNAGLWGYNIGDTVKFVSTNPYRLVVTGRIKHFISAFGEHVIGEEVEYSLIKAAEEEGVHITEFTVAPMITQGEGKSYHEWFIEFENKPPDMTRFAIKVDHHLRNKNIYYNDLITGNILLPLHIRTVKKNGFIDYMKSIGKLGGQNKVPRLSNDRKIAVALEKYVES from the coding sequence ATGCAGATCAAATCTATACTGGCAAAACCATTTGCCAACTATGTATATAAGGGTGTCAGGAAAGGAATGGCTACGGCCGTTGAAGACCAGGAAAGCATTCTGAAGGAATTACTGAAGACAGGGAAAACAACGGAATTTGGGAAAGAGCACCAGATGCAGAACGTTTCCGTGTATGAAGAATACATCCAGGCGGTTCCTGTACGGGATTATGAGCAGTTCAAACCTTATATTGAAAAAATTAAGGAAGGACGTCATAATATATTATGGAAGGGTAAGCCTATTTACCTGGCCAAAACCTCCGGCACTACCAGTGGGGTGAAATACATCCCCATCTCCAAAGAATCTATCTCCAACCATATCAATACGGCGCGTAATGCGTTGCTGTGTTATATTGCTGAATCGGGCAATAGCCAGTTTACGAACGGGAAGATGATCTTTTTGTCGGGCTCTCCGGAACTGGACAGGGTAGGGGGTATTCCTACGGGCCGGTTGAGTGGTATTGTGAACCACCATGTGCCCAATTACCTGCGCAGGAACCAGTTGCCTTCGTATGAAACGAATTGTATTGAGGACTGGGAAACGAAGCTGGATAAAATTGTAGCGGAAACCCTGCACCAGGATATGACGCTGATCAGCGGCATTCCGCCCTGGATGCAAATGTATTTTGACCGCCTTCACCAAAATACAGGTAAAAAGATCAAGGATATATTCCCCAATTTCTCGGTATTGGTGCATGGGGGGGTGAACTTCGAGCCTTACCGCAACAAATTGTTTGAAAGCATTGGTCAGGATATTGCTGCTATTGAGACGTTCCCTGCTTCGGAAGGTTTTATGGCTTTCCAGGATTCTCAAAAAGCAGAAGGATTGCTGCTGAATACGAATAGTGGCATTTTCTTTGAGTTCATACCTGCCGGTGAAATATTTTCCAGCACGCCTACGCGGCTTAGCCTGAAGGACGTAAAAGTGGGCGAGAACTATGCCATGATCATTAACAACAATGCCGGGCTGTGGGGCTATAATATTGGTGATACGGTGAAGTTTGTGTCTACCAATCCTTACAGGCTGGTGGTGACAGGGCGTATCAAGCACTTTATTTCGGCGTTTGGCGAGCACGTGATCGGAGAGGAGGTTGAATACAGTCTGATCAAGGCTGCGGAGGAAGAAGGGGTGCATATTACGGAGTTTACGGTGGCGCCGATGATCACGCAGGGAGAAGGTAAATCGTACCATGAATGGTTTATCGAATTTGAGAATAAGCCGCCAGATATGACGCGGTTTGCCATCAAGGTGGATCATCACCTGCGCAATAAAAACATCTATTACAACGATCTTATAACCGGTAATATATTATTGCCACTGCATATCCGCACGGTCAAGAAAAATGGATTCATTGATTATATGAAATCCATTGGTAAGCTGGGCGGACAGAATAAAGTGCCCCGTTTGAGCAATGACCGTAAAATTGCTGTTGCGCTGGAGAAGTATGTGGAGTCGTAA